One window from the genome of Oryctolagus cuniculus chromosome 1, mOryCun1.1, whole genome shotgun sequence encodes:
- the TREH gene encoding trehalase precursor (The RefSeq protein has 1 substitution compared to this genomic sequence) produces the protein MPGSTWELHLLLLLGLGLGSEQALPPPCESQIYCHGELLHQVQMARLYPDDKQFVDMPLSTAPDQVLQSFAELAATYNNTVPREQLEKFVQEHFQAVGQELESWTPGDWKESPQFLQKISDPKLRAWAEQLHLLWKKLGKKIKPEVLSQPERFSLIYSQHPFIVPGGRFVEFYYWDSYWVMEGLLLSEMAETVKGMLQNFLDLVTAYGHIPNGGRVYYLQRSQPPLLTLMMDRYVAHTGDLAFLRENIETLALELDFWAENRTISVSSGGNSHTLNRYHVPYGGPRPESYSKDTELAHTLPEGSWETLWAELKAGAESGWDFSSRWLVGSPNPDSLGSIRTSKLVPVDLNAFLCQAEELLSGFYSRLGNESQATKYRNLRAQRIAALTALLWDEDKGAWFDYDLENQKKNHEFYPSNLTPLWAGCFSDPAIADKALQYLQDSQILNHRHGIPTSLQNTGQQWDFPNAWAPLQDLVIRGLAKSPSARTQEVAFQLAQNWIRTNFDVYSQRSAMYEKYDISNAQPGGGGEYEVQEGFGWTNGVALMLLDRYGDRLSSGTQLALLEPHCLAAALLLSFLTR, from the exons CCAGATTTACTGCCATGGGGAGCTCCTGCACCAGGTCCAGATGGCCCGGCTCTACCCGGACGATAAGCAGTTTGTGGACATGCCGCTGTCCACGGCTCCAG ACCAGGTTCTGCAGAGCTTCGCCGAGCTGGCCGCGACCTACAACAACACCGTCCCCAGGGAGCAGCTCGAGAAGTTTGTCCAGGAGCACTTCCAGGCGGTGGGGCAGGAGCTGGAATCATGGACCCCCGGGGACTGGAAAGAGAG CCCCCAGTTCCTGCAGAAGATCTCGGACCCCAAGCTGCGAGCCTGGGCAGagcagctgcacctgctctggAAGAAGCTGGGAAAGAAG ATAAAGCCAGAGGTGCTGAGCCAGCCTGAGCGGTTCTCTCTGATCTACTCCCAACATCCCTTCATTGTGCCTGGCGGGCGCTTTGTGGAGTTCTACTACTG GGACTCCTACTGGGTCATGGAGGGCCTGCTCCTGTCTGAGATGGCCGAGACAGTGAAGGGCATGCTGCAAAACTTCCTGGACCTGGTGACGGC CTATGGGCACATCCCCAATGGCGGGCGAGTGTACTACTTGCAGCGCAGCCAGCCCCCGCTCCTGACGCTTATGATGGACCGATACGTGGCGCACACCGGTGACCTTGCCTTCCTACG GGAGAACATTGAGACCTTGGCCTTGGAACTGGACTTCTGGGCTGAGAACAGGACCATCTCTGTGAGCTCGGGGGGAAACAGCTACACCCTGAACCGCTATCACGTCCCTTACGGGGGGCCCAG GCCCGAGTCCTACAGCAAAGACACAGAGCTGGCACACACCTTGCCGGAAG GGAGCTGGGAAACCTTGTGGGCGGAACTCAAGGCCGGCGCCGAGTCCGGCTGGGACTTCTCTTCGCGCTGGCTGGTTGGCAGCCCAAACCCAGACTCACTCGGCAGCATCCGAACGAGCAAGCTGGTGCCCGTCGACCTGAATGCCTTCCTGTGCCAGGCCGAAGAGCTGCTCAGTGGCTTCTACAGCAGGCTCG GGAATGAATCCCAGGCTACGAAGTACAGAAATCTGCGGGCACAGCGCATAGCGGCCCTGACGGCCCTCCTGTGGGACGAGGACAAGGGCGCTTGGTTCGACTACGACCTTGAGAACCAGAAGAAGAACCACGAGTTTTACCCGTCCAACCTCACTCCACTCTGGGCCGGCTGCTTCTCTGACCCTGCCATCGCAGACAAGGCTCTGCAGTACCTGCAG GACAGCCAGATCCTGAACCACCGCCATGGAATCCCAACCTCTCTCCAGAACACAGGCCAGCAGTGGGACTTTCCCAATGCCTGGGCCCCCCTTCAGGATCTGGTCATCAGAG GCCTGGCCAAGTCGCCTTCAGCTCGGACACAGGAAGTGGCTTTCCAGCTGGCTCAGAACTGGATCCGGACCAACTTTGATGTCTACTCCCAAAGATCAGCCATGTATGAGAAG TATGACATCAGCAATGCACAGCCGGGTGGCGGAGGGGAGTATGAAGTGCAG GAGGGGTTTGGCTGGACCAACGGAGTGGCCCTGATGCTCCTGGACCGCTATGGTGACCGGCTGAGCTCGGGGACCCAGCTGGCGCTCCTGGAGCCCCACTGCCTGGCCGCTGCCCTCCTGCTCAGCTTCCTAACACGGTGA